The segment CTGGTACAGCTCCTGTTCACGCTTCAGATGGCGGGTTCCGGCATAGACCGTCCAGCCCTCATGGGCGAACTTCAGTGCAGTGGCAAGGCCGATGCCGGAGGATGCTCCGGTGATACAGATTACTTTGTTCATACCAGCTTTCGCCTCCATTAGTTTGAACTTCATTGATTTGGACCTGTTGACAAAGGTATAAATGTTCCAGTTTTGCCCACATTATAGCATATAGTAATAGAGCTTCCTGTAAATCGACATAAAGTTCGTGGTTTCGCGCGAATTGGGCGATGCCAAAGTTGCTATAATTGTTTTCAGTACGGTACACTATAATAAAAATCTTATCTGTCAGCGAATGGAGAGGAACAAGGGAACAATGGAAGTATTCAAGCGTTATGTCGCCAATTTAACAGTCCGGCGCTTCTTGATTCTGGGATTGATTGGACTGCTGCTGTACAGTATCAGGGATATGCTGAATCTGGTGCTGCTGACCTTCCTGATCGCTTATGTGATGAACAGCTTTCAGGTGCTATTGAGCAAGCGGATCGGCAAATTTGTGAAGGTGAACAGCAAGGTCATCATTATTATATTGTATTTGGCGCTGATTAGCATGATTGTATTGGCACTCGTCAAATATCTGCCCAAGGTGTTCTCACAGATCAAGCAGTTAACTACATTTCTCGGCACATTAACCTCCGAAGATATTCCGCAGAATGAGATTATGCAGTATTTATTCAAAGAGATCAAGGAGCTTAACTACCAGAGCTATTTGAATCAGGGGATCGAATATATCTTCAAAATCAGCAACTGGGGCACCACCTTCGTCCTGTCCACGATTCTAAGCCTTGTCTTCATTCTGGAGAAGAACCGGATCGTCAGCTTCACCTCCCGCCTGAGAGACAGCAAAATCTCGTGGTTCTATGTGGAGCTGGAGTATTTCGGCAGAAAATTCATCTCCTCCTTCGGCAAGGTCATTGAAGCACAGATTCTGATTGCGCTGTTCAATACTTTGTTTACCGTGGTCGGGCTGTGGGTGCTTGGTTTCTTTTTCGAGCCATTCCCGTATCTGTTCGCCCTCTCCATTATGATCTTCATGCTCAGCCTGATTCCGGTCGTCGGCTTTGTCATTTCGCTGATTCCGCTGTGCATTATCGGCTATAACACGGGCGGACTGATGCTGACGATCAACATTCTGGTGATGATTGCCCTGTTACATGTCATAGAGGGCTACTTCCTCAACCCGAAGCTGATGTCTTCCAAGATGAACCTGCCGATGTTCTACACGCTCGTAGTGCTGTTGTTCTCTGAGCATTATATCGGGGTATGGGGACTGATTCTCGGGATTCCAATCTTCGTCTTTTTCCTGGATATTCTGGATATCAGCCGGGACAATAAGCCTTCGCTGGAATGATAGACCGGGCTGGATAAACTGTAAGCAATAGCAACGTATACACGTATATAGGCGATATTCAACCTGCTGAAGGTTCGGGTATCGCCTATTTTCATATTAAGCATTGGAGGAGACATAAGATGATCAGATATCCAGTATTAGA is part of the Paenibacillus sp. FSL M7-0420 genome and harbors:
- a CDS encoding AI-2E family transporter, whose amino-acid sequence is MEVFKRYVANLTVRRFLILGLIGLLLYSIRDMLNLVLLTFLIAYVMNSFQVLLSKRIGKFVKVNSKVIIIILYLALISMIVLALVKYLPKVFSQIKQLTTFLGTLTSEDIPQNEIMQYLFKEIKELNYQSYLNQGIEYIFKISNWGTTFVLSTILSLVFILEKNRIVSFTSRLRDSKISWFYVELEYFGRKFISSFGKVIEAQILIALFNTLFTVVGLWVLGFFFEPFPYLFALSIMIFMLSLIPVVGFVISLIPLCIIGYNTGGLMLTINILVMIALLHVIEGYFLNPKLMSSKMNLPMFYTLVVLLFSEHYIGVWGLILGIPIFVFFLDILDISRDNKPSLE